One window from the genome of Ictidomys tridecemlineatus isolate mIctTri1 chromosome 12, mIctTri1.hap1, whole genome shotgun sequence encodes:
- the LOC144369401 gene encoding uncharacterized protein LOC144369401, with product MRETRKGNNTSPKRPRRRSAASAQQKRKTPRERGPAGAQPLSPDSSGAAGQAVRGAALCYPLREAPGAITPAPGRRFVAVLFFFGRVVYLPLLGLAWLSYWCLSCKEPPQLV from the exons ATGCGGGAAACAAGAAAAGGCAATAACACGAGTCCCAAGAGGCCCCGGCGCCGGTCCGCCGCGTCCGCGCAGCAGAAAAGGAAAACGCCGCGCGAGCGAGGCCCGGCCGGTGCCCAGCCGCTCAGCCCTGATTCCTCGGGAGCCGCCGGGCAAGCAGTACGCGGCGCCGCGCTTTGTTACCCGCTGCGAGAAGCTCCGGGCGCCATCACCCCCGCCCCGGGGCGTCGTTTCGTGGCGGTTCTCTTCTTCTTCGGCCGAGTAGTCTATCTCCCCCTCCTCGGTCTGGCCTGGCTCTCATACTG GTGTCTTAGTTGCAAAGAACCACCCCAGTTGGTTTAA